One Aegilops tauschii subsp. strangulata cultivar AL8/78 chromosome 7, Aet v6.0, whole genome shotgun sequence genomic window carries:
- the LOC109786558 gene encoding uncharacterized protein isoform X1: protein MASFCRSAAAAARSAALRSKSRIASPFPATRSPVAAPRLRRSTVKMLAGAESLMPLHSAVAGARLRSCIAADSSCWSCLSQGLIKRI, encoded by the exons ATGGCGTCTTTCtgccgctccgccgccgccgcggccaggTCGGCTGCGCTCCGGTCCAAGTCCCGGATCGCGAGCCCGTTCCCGGCGACGAGGTCTCCCGTTGCCGCTCCTCGCCTCCGCAG GTCCACGGTGAAGATGCTGGCGGGCGCGGAGTCGCTGATGCCGCTCCACAGCGCGGTGGCTGGCGCGCGGCTACGGTCGTGCATCGCCGCCGACTCCTCCTGCTGGAGCTGCCTCTCCCAAG GTTTGATCAAGCGCATCTGA
- the LOC109786558 gene encoding uncharacterized protein isoform X2, with protein MASFCRSAAAAARSAALRSKSRIASPFPATRSPVAAPRLRRSTVKMLAGAESLMPLHSAVAGARLRSCIAADSSCWSCLSQDFALPR; from the exons ATGGCGTCTTTCtgccgctccgccgccgccgcggccaggTCGGCTGCGCTCCGGTCCAAGTCCCGGATCGCGAGCCCGTTCCCGGCGACGAGGTCTCCCGTTGCCGCTCCTCGCCTCCGCAG GTCCACGGTGAAGATGCTGGCGGGCGCGGAGTCGCTGATGCCGCTCCACAGCGCGGTGGCTGGCGCGCGGCTACGGTCGTGCATCGCCGCCGACTCCTCCTGCTGGAGCTGCCTCTCCCAAG ACTTTGCTCTTCCTCGGTGA
- the LOC109786557 gene encoding L-type lectin-domain containing receptor kinase IX.1: MAKITGTAICALFIFFSFTCCLPPLAGSLSFDYPTFRSEDQKAIKIEGNASFSVGHIDISGNNWDVRKSQGRASYSTQPMLLWDGHTGEVASFTTSFSFIIKPKSNSSRGAGMAFFLASYPSSLPTGSAGYYNLGLTNQKDGAVAAGDNRFVAVEFDTSNETEVSDPDTTVDHVGIDINSLKSVKTLPLPNFSLTGNMTAAIQYDNISSIMSVTLWLGDGHGPIYRLSSKVDLKSALPELVAVGFSASTGKSVELHQLLSWHFNSSLEGKTATVVAPPVLPPPSSRTSSSGVIAGAVAGASLFLVVFFSMSAFLLRRRQNKKKREAKDEGMDSEGEVVMEMEFGTGPRRFPYRQLTNATRNFAAEEKLGQGGFGAVYRGHLRELGLAVAIKRFSKESSMQGRKEYTSEINVISRLRHRNLVQLVGWCHNHDELLLVYELMPNRSLDIHLHGKGTFLTWAMRMKIVLELGSALLYLHEEWEQCEVHRDIKPSNVMLDESFGAKLGDFGLARLIDHAVRMQTMTIVSGTPGYVDPQCLITGRASSESDVYSFGVVLLEVACGKRPMSTSANKQGVSRLTEWVWDLYGEGGILEAVDERLNGHYDEAEVERVMVVGLWCAHPDSSVRPSIRTAMATLVSKDAKQLPVLPAKMPVPTYAPPMAPWDGQSSSSGLSTSTVTRSSTTSGYTGPAPMVTPRA; encoded by the exons ATGGCCAAGATCACAGGAACAGCCATATGTGCTCTCTTCATCTTCTTCTCCTTCACTTGCTGCCTGCCTCCTCTTGCTGGATCCTTGTCCTTCGACTACCCAACCTTCCGCTCGGAGGACCAGAAGGCCATCAAGATCGAAGGTAACGCTTCCTTCAGTGTTGGGCACATCGACATTAGCGGCAACAACTGGGACGTCCGTAAGAGCCAGGGGCGGGCGTCGTACAGTACCCAGCCAATGTTGCTGTGGGATGGGCACACAGGCGAGGTGGCTAGCTTCACCACCAGCTTCTCCTTCATCATCAAGCCCAAGtccaacagcagcaggggggctGGCATGGCGTTCTTCCTTGCCAGCTACCCGTCGAGCTTACCGACTGGGTCAGCAGGCTACTACAACCTCGGTCTCACGAACCAAAAAGATGGCGCTGTGGCGGCAGGCGACAACCGGTTCGTGGCGGTGGAATTCGACACCTCCAATGAGACCGAGGTATCAGATCCCGACACCACTGTGGACCACGTTGGCATTGACATCAACTCGTTAAAATCGGTGAAAACTTTGCCCCTGCCAAACTTCAGCCTCACTGGAAACATGACTGCCGCTATCCAGTATGACAACATTTCAAGTATCATGTCTGTCACACTATGGCTTGGTGATGGCCATGGCCCGATTTACAGACTTAGCTCCAAGGTTGATCTCAAGAGCGCACTGCCGGAGCTGGTTGCGGTTGGCTTCTCGGCGTCGACGGGCAAATCCGTTGAGCTGCATCAATTGCTTTCTTGGCACTTCAACTCATCGCTGGAGGGCAAGACGGCAACAGTAGTAGCACCGCCGGTACTACCACCACCCTCCTCGAGAACTTCCAGTTCCGGAGTCATAGCAGGAGCCGTTGCTGGGGCATCGCTGTTCCTCGTGGTGTTCTTCTCCATGTCAGCCTTCTTGCTACGTCGCCGCCAGAACAAGAAGAAGAGGGAGGCCAAGGACGAGGGTATGGACTCGGAAGGCGAGGTGGTCATGGAGATGGAGTTCGGGACGGGGCCAAGGAGGTTCCCGTATCGGCAACTCACCAACGCGACACGGAACTTTGCAGCAGAGGAGAAGCTCGGGCAAGGTGGCTTCGGTGCAGTGTACAGAGGCCACCTGAGAGAGCTTGGCCTCGCTGTGGCCATAAAGCGATTCTCAAAGGAGTCATCCATGCAAGGGAGAAAGGAGTACACGTCGGAGATCAACGTCATCAGCCGGCTGCGCCACCGAAATCTGGTGCAGCTTGTGGGCTGGTGCCACAATCATGATGAGCTCCTGCTGGTTTATGAGCTCATGCCCAACCGTAGCCTCGATATCCATCTCCACGGCAAGGGTACCTTCTTGACATGGGCGATGAG GATGAAGATAGTCCTCGAGCTTGGCTCTGCACTGCTCTACCTCCACGAGGAATGGGAGCAATGCGAGGTGCACCGAGACATCAAGCCCAGCAACGTGATGCTGGACGAGTCCTTCGGCGCCAAGCTTGGCGACTTCGGGCTCGCGAGGCTCATTGACCACGCCGTCAGGATGCAGACGATGACCATAGTGTCGGGGACGCCGGGCTACGTGGACCCCCAGTGCCTGATCACCGGCCGCGCCAGCTCCGAGTCGGACGTGTACAGCTTCGGCGTGGTCCTGCTGGAGGTGGCGTGCGGGAAGAGGCCGATGAGCACGTCCGCTAACAAGCAGGGCGTCTCCCGGCTCACCGAATGGGTCTGGGACCTGTACGGCGAGGGAGGCATTCTTGAGGCGGTGGACGAGCGGCTGAACGGCCACTACGATGAGGCGGAGGTGGAGCGTGTGATGGTCGTGGGGCTCTGGTGCGCGCACCCGGACTCGAGCGTGCGGCCGTCCATCAGGACGGCCATGGCCACGCTGGTGTCCAAGGATGCCAAGCAGCTGCCCGTGCTGCCGGCCAAGATGCCCGTGCCCACTTACGCGCCCCCGATGGCACCGTGGGACGGGCAGTCGTCGTCTTCAGGTTTGTCGACGTCCACCGTGACGCGATCGTCGACGACTAGCGGCTACACAGGGCCAGCGCCAATGGTGACACCCAGGGCATGA